Genomic DNA from Gorilla gorilla gorilla isolate KB3781 chromosome 13, NHGRI_mGorGor1-v2.1_pri, whole genome shotgun sequence:
ATTAATCCATAGAGCACAGAAAAGAGCACATGAGGGATCTGAGGTTGGGATTAAATAGAGGGGCAGGGATAGACAACTACCAGCAcaataagtgagaaaataaatgtatacattatgtCAAAACCTGAAGCCTTTAGATTTTGTGCAATTTAGCATTAGCTACATCATGATTTCAGTGGAATGACATCTATACCTTGTACCTACAACCATCACAAATATGACTTCATTAAGACTCCTTAAACTGGATAATTATATAGACAACTCATTGAATAATTATATAGTCAACTCACTTTTTCCATTGTGTTGTAAGGTTTCCTGAGCAGCTTTCTTGGTATCCAACCATCTATAAGAAATTGGGTAAATTATACCCATTTAGTCAACTGAAATTATACTTCCATTgactaaataaaagttaaagagtAGGAGGTTATCTTTTCCCACATGAAATAAGTATGAGCAGTTTGATTCATTAAGTACATGGTTTTCTGCATGATTTTATGTTATCAATATAAAATTGTTTCTACTTGTAGTTTCTGCCAAGTGGCATAACTTTAGAAGgaaaagtggagaaaagggagaataAATTAAGTGAACACCATTACTGCAGACTGaggcaaagcaaacaaacaaacagtagtCCAAGTGTGAGAGTCTACTGCTGACAAATCCAACCTACCTACAGATTGGGCTTCGAACACCTCCTAGATCCTTGTCTCCTTTCCAACAGGTTACTTGCTCTCCCTGGCTTCCTTattgtccttttatttctttattcctttccacACTATGGAATTATCTCTTTATTCAATTCCACAATATGGAATTATCGCTTTATTCAATTCCACAATATGGAGTGCTGTATAATTAGGAAATTTCCTCATGATgctctcaaaatatttaaataacatacTAGAACAAGAAATTATTGCTGTGTAGTTGCTATTTATGTATTgtaaattctaatttaaaaactGAGTCAGGAAGGAAATTACTTATTTCCCTCAAAAATCTGaaatacaaatgtaaattttGAGATTTCTTCTACTTACAGCAGGctgttaaaattaattataattatatataatatatatataattaatattaattatatatataattaaaattaattatatatataattaaaattaattatatatataattaaaattaattataagccTATAATTACAAAGGTAAATGTAGATTTGATAAATAAAGAAATGTGTTAAAATAAAGGGAACCTCAAAGCAACTGATATTCAGGACCATGCTTTGTTGGCCCAATTTCACTGTccctttttggttatttttatcttACATTTGTTATGGTTGTTTTAAACACATGGTCCACTGACAACAACCAATTCAGATAGGTTACTGatttttaagagtaaatataTGGCAATAACTTAAAGCGGACATTTGCATCTGCCTTTTTAttgaagaaggagaaataaattataatgttaCAGGAAGTGTAGATAGGTAGTTAgataataaaattttcttaactCCTTAAGCTTGGTGCAATCACCTTCAAGTAAGACATCTCAATCCAATTCTCAGatgtaattaataataaaatctcTACAATAAGCTAATCCATTTAACATTTGTGATATTATTATGTGGGGAGGAGGTAGGAGGAAGGGGATTGAGTATAACCCTGATTCTTccattgtttaaaatattctttgttttCCAGAGGGCACCAAAGGATAGTTGTACAGGAGCAAGAGTAAATCAGCCCCAGGGAGCACTGTCTCTGTGAGATGCCAGCCTTGAGCTGAAGTAGAGAAGAGTTTCAAGTTGCTGAACACCCCCATGCAGCAGTAAAAAGATATAAGATATCGACACGCTCAGCTGCATCTTGTTAAAAGCTTCCTGCGGGTTGGCAGAATGAAAtctttatttaaaacacataaaCTATTGTCAAGGGAAAGATGGAAAAGAGAATACAGTAAAAGGGCCAAATGCTTTGCTTAACCCACCAGAAGCAGTAGAAAGGGAGAGGTGGTCACGTTGTctttgcaacaacaacaacaacagaaaaggtGACTAACACAACCACATCAGCCTCCATCTGCTCTTCCCATGGTTTCAAGatgcattatttcttttattattaattacatGTGTTTCCGAGGGAGGACAAATATATTATTGTGACTAGCAAGAGAGGAAATCATTTCTGCTGCCACTTGGCATTAAGTACAGTAGTGTATGTAATGACTGAGGGATGGCAGGAAACAGAGCGGCATCATTGAGACCAGCCTCCCTCCTACCAATCCGCTCCAACTCGCCCTTGGTAGTCAGAGGCTGCCTAACAGAAAGTTCATGTAAAACCATTATTGAACACTGACAGGAAGGAACTGAGACAGGAGTGAGTGGTGTGTATTTGTGcagaaagggagaaggagggagggagagagagagaatatgagtCAGTCATCATCATCTTCGGCAGACAGCACCATAAGAGGGGCAAGTGCTTTGTATAATTACAAAAagatgtacacatgcacacacacttgcacatatGGTGTAATTTTTTTTCGTTCATATCTTGTCATTTCCAAGAACCTTTTTAAGTGATGATGACTGTTTGTGCATGGGAACCTTCTTGGATGGGTAAGCTCCGTGGCTttagggaggctgagcagggaacCTGGCAGCGCATGGGTTCAGGAGAAGGGTCCCTTTTAAAGAGCAAAGGGACATAGCAAGCAATGGAGAAGGcatgaaaagaaaaaggtgaaGGGACCCTGGGGAAAATTTCACCTATATTGACTAAGCTTTATTTCTCTTCGGGAGAAAGTGACATTTCTGCGATTAGATCATTGACATATAAGGAAAGTAGATGGATAATTGTTTTTtcgttgttctttttttatttgttttcttctacagTGCTTACAGAACCTTTGACCAGATTGTACCTGGAATGCTCTGTGTTGCATATTACAAACAGGAtaattattttggctttttagAAAACGCACCGACATGGTGACATTGCTCTCTGTTTATCAAGAGGCAGAGCATTTGTTGCCTATAGCTGTATGCTCTGATGAGACATGAAAGATGGTAAAGTGACAAAAAGCTTCCTGCTGTTTTTCTCTCATCCTGCCCCTTCTTCTCCCCCCAGCTCCAAACCTTATTTCTAGTTTCGCTGGGGGTCTAAGTTCCTCCTCCCCTGTCTACCGAGTCTGTGGTACACCACATCTGATGCACTCTGATACCCCACTCTACCTTGGGGTAAGGAGGAGGTGGGGAAGAATCCGCTCCCTGCATCCATGTCCTCTCCTCTGCAGCGAGGCGTATTCTCAGCAACTCTTGTACAGGTTTTCCCTTCTCAGCTACCACCTTGGCAGAGCTCTATCACTCCCTCAAGCCCAGCCAGACTGCCAAGCGCCCCTACTGAAAACTCCATCCAGCTCAGCTGAAGTACACCGCCTCCGCCAAGCAACCCCTGTGCCCCTGCCCTTCACCTCCCTAAGTCTGCTCTTCATAAGCATCGATTCCATTGCAAATCAAATCTACGTCCCCCCCTATTAACACCCACCACCCCTTAGGTGTTACCGACAGCCTCCCtcggaaaataataataataataaccgaAAGCAGGCGAACACCTGAAGAAGCACAGATCGGGATCCGCATCTGGACCAGTCCTCTGTGGCTATAGTGATGGGGAATAGCCTGTGCCTGACATATCCTCCTGTTCCCGCGCGAACCGCTTTACCCTGGATCCCTGGAATCGTGCCAAGGCACCCGGGCGGCGGGGTCCGCCCAAGCCGCGTCGGGCAGCTCTGGGCCGGTGGGTGCCGGGTCTCCCCTCCTCCCGCCCCATCTGGCGCGCCCGCAGCGCCGCCGCCGCAGCCGCTTCTCTCCCCAGCGGGCGCTCGGAGCATCCCGCGCCGCGTTCTCCCCGCCCCGGCTCCCGCCCGCCGGAGCGGGGCCCACGCCGCTGGCAGCCATCAAGTGGCTCGTTAAGGAAATGCAGGTGAGTGCGTGAGGCCGAGCGGCAGCTGCTGGAGACGtggggtgtgtgcctgtgagtgCGAGCGAGACGAGGAGGGAGCGCCAGCGAGCGAGCGAGCGAGTGCGGGAGCGACCGCCTCGGCTCCCCGCCCAGCCGCGCCCGCAGCCGGCGGCCGGAGCGCGTGGGGCAGCGCCTCGCCCTGACAGAGCCTCGCCTCCTCCTTGCCGTCTCGGCTGCTTCTCCGGGGAGCCGGGAGCCGCTCACCGGCCTCCCCCACCCTGCGCTCCCCTCCCAGCCCGAGTCCTCCcgctcctcttctcctcctcctcctcccgagCCTCCTCCCCTCCCGCGCGGCGCTGACAGCCAGCCTCGGCCGGGAGAGTGCAGGTACTTTGCCTTCAGAATAATTTGCAGGACCCAAGCCGGCTTTCGGAgcgccctttctttttcttcctttgcccCCTCCCTCCGGAAAAGAAGATCCCACTTTTGAAACAATCAGAAATCGAAGCACCCCACCAAAGCCAAACCCTGACGGGCTGCTGTGCATGTGCCATCCCTTTTTGCAGTTTATTCTGGGCCTGTGTGGAATAGAAACACAATTCTTTATTTGACTggtaggaaagaaaagagaagactcCTCAGGGTTTCCAAGGAGGACTGGAGCGGCTGCTTTAGTAAGTAAACTGtgcttctgtctttcttttctctaaagTGAAGCATATGCTGATGCTTTTCAATGCCCAATGTCCAATGCTGTGGACAGTTTATTCATTTTACCTGGGAATAACTTGACTTATATAACTTCAGTAGCTCCTATTTGAGAAGTGGTTcgctaagcattttttttcttttctttttctttcttttttttttttggaagagccCTTAGAAGACTTCGATATGGGTTCAGTATGGGCAGCCTTACtggaaaactgattttttaaCGTTTATTGTTCAAGGGCTATTGGAAACCTGCTTTGTTAAACATTGGTTGGTTCTAAGATTTAAGGATGGTTATCTAGAAAAAGCTTGAAAAATCTAACCCTACTGGCTCACTTCTCCTGCTACCTTCAACCTCAACCCTAATCCATGCTAACTCCCACCCTACTCTGACTTCAGTTGGTTGGTTGTTTTATCTTTAGTTCTGAAAAgcgctagaaaaaaaaaaaaagagggggggcGGAAAAGGGAAAGTTAATAAGGATGGTTTGAAAGACCAGATGAAAATTCTGTTGCGATTTCTTCATGCCTGTAAGGAGATAATACGTGGAGGAAAATCCTGGAACTAGAATAGTTGGAGAATTTGAATGAACTTAATTTGGAGAGAGAATGTGAAAAATGCTTTGGAGAGGGCAGGGCTGAGACTGTGACTTTGACACAGCGGGTTATAAACTCTGACAGGGCTCAGCAGCCAGTGACAGGTTTAAGGTGTCTCCTAAGGCTGAATATCTCCGCATCAAAAACTTTTGCAGGCAGTATTCCTCTTGGGGCTAACATCACCATGTCAGTAGCTGTAGCATTTCTTTTTACAGAAGTAGGACACTCTTCTTTCTACAAAAGGGTTAATAAgttcattatacatatatatataaaacatatagtctaacatttgccaatattttgtaaTATCTAAATAAAACCTTTGTGTTATGTCAGGAAAAGTATAGTTGACTCAGTTTGTTTTGCACAAGAGGGAGAGAATCAATAacatttcagcattttttttctttatcactgcCAAATGGATTCTGAATCTAATTCTTCTTGCATTGTTACATATACAGTAGATACAGTAGGAGTTGCAACTTAGACAAAACAGACCTGATTTTTAACAAATCCTAAGTTTTTTGACATGGTAGTAATTATACTGACTAGAGTCTAATAGTGATTAGAAAAAGTTTATCCCTTTTATCTTTAACTGTTAATTTCTTTCTCAGTATAAgacatactttttaataaaaacccCTTATAAGTTAAAAACCAGATTGAAAAGTAAAAGTACTTATCTCAGAGAATTTCTTTCAATAAAACAGCTTATTATTAATTATACCTAAGGGCTTCCTTGTATTTAATTGTTGATAATGGTAGAATGAGTATATTTTTACCTCCTTATTTACTTAAGTGAGTATATAAAAGCATCTGTATTCATGGGGGATTGGTtttagaaattataagagtaaGCTAAGTTACAATTATTACAAAAAGGTAGAGATCTTTTAGAGTTGTTTTGATTACTCAGTGTTGAAAGCTCTAAATATCTTGGGCCATAAGTTTTTAGGGTAATGAGACAGGACAATAGAACAGTTAATTAATTGGTTGACATGAAGTTATCATATATGGAATCATTTGAGAAAGATGTGTCATTGTTTCttgattattatttaatttcttatcCAAATGAGTTATCTTAGACATATTACTGCTCTTAGCTAACATTTCTATTATtggtttaaaaatgaatttaagtgATTTAAAATGAAGCCCTTGGCTGATCAGATTTGTATTATAGCACATAACCTCTACTCATTTCTGACCTCACATGTCCAAGAGGGTAtctgatatttgaaaaaaaaataattattgaaaaataaagggGAAGATTGTACCTAAGTAGGGCAAATTTAACAGTGGTTCAAACATGTTATTACATATATTAGTATAGGACATATTTTACACAGTAGAGAAGACATGACAGATTTGTGCATTCTTTTTGAATTTCTGAAAGCAAATATTTGTAAGTAACATTAAAACTAACCTGACATACATTCTGCCTCTGTTGTAATTATGTCATAGTGCTAAGGAAAATAGCCTGAATGAAAGCTGTTTCTAGTAAAGCTTGCACATGCATTCGATCCCTGTCTCTATATAATAGCAGATAAAAATGTCAAAGCAGGATGGGTGATTAAATTGTCACCTTTTTGGCCACCAGCTCTCTGTCCTGTACAGAGGTAGTTGCAACTTTAAAGTTGAGAAGAAAGTTGCTAGTGTCAGCAGTAATGTGTTTTATTATGCAATTGTTCTTGTTATTCAGATCAGATAATGGCCCGATGAAATACATAAGCAGTCTGCAGGGAATGAATGATTAATTCCTCTTACATGTGCTTACTAAAGGGGTTCTTTCTAATAAAGTGCTGTATACCTGCATTTGCTTACAGTTGCTGTTGGTGAAggcaaacatatttttcttttcttttaatattaacataaaatttacaagCCTACTCTTGTAACTATAGCAACATAAAGATGATTTGTTGACCACATGGTCTTATATTTTATGGAACTCAAGGCATGATTACTATTTACTAAATACACttaattcagaaagaaaacaatgcTAATTAGATGTGATATTGGAAGGTTGAGCTAttcataactttttttgtttttttctttatggaatGCCATGATATCTTTCCTGTATTACTAGTAGGATGCAGGAATCCAAATGTATGCAGGTGCAGAGTTCTGCAAAtgcacatttttctttaataatgctgGAGAGTAAGTGAAAAGCTAAAATATTGCTAGTTATATCCAAGAATTAGCAGAATATTATGTTAAAATTTTAGGAATGACTAATAGTACACATGACAATTATTGTGGTTACCACTGGTGTAAACTCTTTTGCAGTTAGAGAAGTATGATTAATGTAACTTTACAATTCTAAAACTTGATTATGGTAGAGGGTGGTGAGTGAACagaatttatataataatttgaTAATAGATGACCTGAAATGCATGTTACATGTTTGAAACTTACCTACTTAATGTCTTTttagaaaattctgaaaaaaatgtgattttcaaAATTACAGAATTAAATATATCTATCCATATGTCTATATTGATCTAGCTACTATCTATGTATGTCTCACATTTAATGCAGCAAATAACATAATTTCAAGTTCTCTCTGTTGTTTGGAGGAAACACTTTAATTTCAGTTACATATTTTTGGGCTTACACCTATCCTGAATTTAATAAACTTTAACAATGCAAATGATATGACAAATATTCAAGAATGctaatttaaaagttataatgaaaattaaataagtagaATTTTTTACCCAGTTCAATGCCATTTGAACTTATCTTCTTATGTATTAAAGTGTAATTACTTTACCACTACTGTCGgttaactgttttatttttttaggattTTCAAAAGCATTTGGCATCCGTAAAGAATCAATAAA
This window encodes:
- the LOC134756865 gene encoding uncharacterized protein isoform X1 translates to MLRAPAGERSGCGGGAAGAPDGAGGGETRHPPAQSCPTRLGRTPPPGCLGTIPGIQGKAVRAGTGGYVRHRLFPITIATEDWSRCGSRSVLLQMVGYQESCSGNLTTQWKKHWSSWLSLQTPGGTPLGSSSSHPFGLRLNYTTNFPGSPPCRWQIVELLGLHSCMKQFSY
- the LOC134756865 gene encoding uncharacterized protein isoform X2 — encoded protein: MLRAPAGERSGCGGGAAGAPDGAGGGETRHPPAQSCPTRLGRTPPPGCLGTIPGIQGKAVRAGTGGYVRHRLFPITIATEDWSRCGSRSVLLQMVGYQESCSGNLTTQWKKVSLCHPGRRAVA